In candidate division KSB1 bacterium, the following are encoded in one genomic region:
- a CDS encoding ubiquinol-cytochrome c reductase iron-sulfur subunit encodes MSSRRDFLKTLGVAIVSSAGAPLLLNGCAGLATVRAQVDENKIKLNKTEIQALAVPNGILLVKAPQLPGPIILRNLAEVGIVAVSSICTHRGCEVRPMPHSLQCPCHGSEYDELGEVLEGPATRPLKRYEVIETPDLLIIKVS; translated from the coding sequence ATGAGCTCAAGACGAGATTTTTTAAAAACTTTGGGGGTGGCTATTGTTTCCTCTGCCGGCGCTCCACTTCTGCTTAACGGTTGTGCGGGACTGGCGACGGTTCGCGCACAAGTAGATGAAAACAAAATTAAACTCAATAAAACGGAAATTCAAGCGTTAGCCGTTCCAAACGGGATTTTACTTGTGAAAGCGCCGCAATTGCCCGGTCCGATTATTCTTCGTAATCTTGCGGAAGTAGGAATCGTAGCGGTTTCGTCGATTTGCACTCACCGCGGCTGTGAAGTTAGACCGATGCCGCATTCTCTGCAATGTCCCTGTCACGGTTCTGAATACGATGAATTGGGCGAGGTTTTGGAAGGGCCGGCCACACGGCCGCTTAAACGGTATGAAGTTATAGAAACACCAGACTTACTAATCATAAAGGTATCTTAA
- a CDS encoding thiol oxidoreductase, whose translation MFNKNFLVISILSLAGLTACADLFTEAPADNEIFDGPIDGLTAVQLKGFADGDEAFGQTFNVETGLGPVFNQTACISCHPDDGRGHPSTNLTRFGKMRPDGSFDYMLEFGGPQLQDRSIPGYPAETLPGDATGISVRGGPIAVGLGLIEAIPDQTILANEDLTDSNADGISGRANFVDVPDYLEFGPDKVVRDGKKYLGRFGRKATAVTLLHQTVNAYKNDMGISTDFDPVDIFNPTIGSTIGDNVADPELSAETVQNVVIYLKTLRPPARRNESDPEVIQGEQLFSTIGCASCHIQEMQSGPSLIEPLNFKAVKLFSDLLLHDMGPDLADNFPEGDATGTEWRTTPLWGLGIVQNVLGGTPFYLHDGRTSDLTEVIRLHQGEAQGSNDRFFALPEPDRAALLAFLKSL comes from the coding sequence ATGTTTAATAAAAACTTTTTAGTTATCTCAATACTTTCTTTAGCTGGTCTAACTGCCTGCGCTGATTTGTTCACCGAAGCGCCCGCAGACAATGAAATCTTCGACGGGCCAATCGATGGCTTAACGGCTGTGCAATTGAAAGGCTTTGCAGATGGTGATGAGGCCTTTGGACAGACTTTTAATGTCGAAACCGGCCTGGGTCCAGTCTTTAATCAAACCGCCTGTATTTCTTGCCATCCGGATGACGGCCGGGGGCATCCTTCTACCAATCTCACCCGGTTCGGTAAAATGCGGCCGGACGGTTCGTTTGATTACATGCTGGAATTTGGCGGACCGCAACTGCAAGACCGTTCGATTCCCGGTTATCCGGCTGAAACTTTGCCCGGTGATGCCACCGGTATTTCGGTCCGGGGCGGGCCAATCGCAGTTGGATTGGGACTGATTGAAGCCATTCCCGATCAAACCATTTTGGCGAACGAAGACCTAACTGATTCAAACGCAGACGGTATTTCGGGTCGGGCAAATTTTGTGGATGTGCCCGATTATCTCGAATTCGGCCCCGACAAAGTGGTGCGAGATGGCAAAAAATATCTCGGCCGTTTTGGACGCAAGGCCACTGCGGTTACTTTACTGCATCAAACCGTCAACGCCTATAAAAATGACATGGGCATCAGCACGGATTTCGATCCGGTCGATATTTTTAATCCAACGATCGGCAGTACAATAGGCGACAATGTCGCCGATCCGGAATTGTCGGCGGAGACAGTGCAAAACGTGGTTATTTACTTGAAGACGTTGCGGCCCCCGGCACGTCGAAATGAAAGCGATCCTGAAGTAATTCAAGGAGAGCAATTATTTAGCACGATCGGTTGCGCAAGCTGCCACATCCAGGAAATGCAATCCGGTCCGAGCCTTATTGAACCGTTAAATTTTAAGGCTGTAAAGCTCTTTTCAGATCTCCTTCTTCACGACATGGGACCGGATTTGGCGGACAATTTTCCTGAAGGCGATGCGACCGGAACCGAGTGGCGCACCACACCGCTCTGGGGTTTGGGCATTGTGCAAAATGTACTCGGCGGTACCCCTTTCTATCTGCACGACGGCCGTACTTCTGATTTAACCGAGGTGATCCGGCTGCATCAGGGAGAGGCGCAAGGCTCAAACGATCGCTTTTTTGCTTTGCCGGAACCTGATCGGGCTGCACTCCTGGCTTTTTTAAAATCTCTTTAG